Proteins encoded in a region of the Malaciobacter mytili LMG 24559 genome:
- a CDS encoding nucleotidyltransferase family protein, with product MEVIILAGGFGTRLQSVVKDIPKPMADINGYPFLKYVFDYLSKYNITKVILSVGYKQEIIKEYFETSYKNINIVYSTENNPLGTGGAIKKALNYCTNSNTIVLNGDTFCNIQLDEFVNNSIKDSDMSMVIKKMKKFDRYGSVEIKDNKVINFKEKMYYKEAFINAGIYLIKNKIFDSYTLPTNFSFEEFLEKNIRNLNIYSYKEEDNYFIDIGIPADYEKAKNDFKDIF from the coding sequence ATGGAAGTAATAATACTAGCAGGAGGATTTGGAACAAGACTACAAAGTGTTGTAAAAGATATACCAAAACCTATGGCAGATATAAATGGATATCCTTTTTTAAAATATGTTTTTGATTATTTATCAAAGTATAATATAACAAAAGTGATTTTAAGTGTAGGATATAAACAGGAAATTATAAAAGAATATTTTGAGACTTCTTATAAAAATATTAATATAGTTTATTCTACTGAAAATAATCCTTTAGGTACAGGAGGAGCTATAAAAAAAGCATTGAATTATTGCACAAATAGTAATACAATAGTGCTAAATGGAGATACCTTTTGTAATATTCAATTAGATGAATTTGTAAATAATTCTATAAAAGATAGTGATATGAGTATGGTTATAAAGAAAATGAAAAAATTTGATAGATATGGTAGTGTAGAAATCAAAGATAATAAAGTAATAAATTTTAAAGAAAAAATGTATTATAAAGAAGCATTTATAAATGCAGGTATTTATCTAATAAAAAACAAAATATTTGATAGTTATACCTTGCCAACAAATTTCTCTTTTGAAGAATTTTTAGAAAAAAATATCAGAAACCTTAATATTTATTCTTATAAAGAAGAAGATAATTATTTTATAGATATTGGAATTCCAGCAGATTATGAAAAAGCAAAAAATGATTTTAAGGATATATTTTGA
- a CDS encoding GNVR domain-containing protein, with amino-acid sequence MQQNEYIENKDIIDLKKIFKIIYKNIRFVLLFTSFVVIVAIIYIFIKKPIYQVESNIQIGHIENNLIARPEVLSKNVQLYFKVKDTEQNSKSYVSELTKIRPFEIMNFITIQTQAYTNEEALKKNQEVVYYIQNLYQDKIEQYKTSIKTQIEINKAKIIAIEKFQKQDLQEQIEILKKEKSSLIDAKLLDNTFLEDRKRTLKIEVLNKLQYQLNIELFDKKQKLEKEIQNLNFQLSEQNIKNSEIVGGYLISDKPIKPKKLLIILISLIIGFILALLIVFIKEYMFSNKAIDNKKI; translated from the coding sequence ATGCAACAAAATGAATATATTGAGAATAAAGATATAATTGATTTAAAAAAGATTTTTAAAATAATATATAAAAATATAAGATTTGTATTGTTATTTACAAGTTTTGTAGTTATTGTTGCAATTATTTATATATTTATAAAAAAACCTATATATCAAGTTGAATCAAATATACAAATAGGGCATATAGAAAATAATTTAATAGCACGACCTGAAGTATTATCAAAAAATGTGCAATTATATTTTAAAGTTAAAGATACTGAGCAAAATAGTAAATCATATGTTTCTGAACTTACAAAAATTAGACCTTTTGAGATAATGAATTTTATAACAATACAAACACAAGCCTATACAAATGAAGAAGCATTGAAAAAAAATCAAGAAGTTGTTTATTATATACAAAATTTATATCAAGATAAAATTGAACAATATAAAACAAGTATAAAAACTCAAATTGAAATTAATAAAGCTAAAATTATTGCAATTGAAAAATTTCAAAAACAGGATTTACAAGAACAAATTGAAATACTAAAAAAAGAAAAAAGTAGTTTAATAGATGCAAAACTATTAGATAATACTTTTCTTGAGGATAGAAAAAGAACTCTAAAAATAGAAGTTCTAAATAAATTGCAATATCAATTAAATATAGAACTATTTGATAAAAAACAAAAACTGGAAAAAGAAATACAAAATTTAAATTTTCAATTATCAGAACAAAATATAAAAAACTCTGAAATTGTTGGAGGATATTTAATTTCTGACAAACCAATAAAGCCTAAAAAATTATTAATTATTCTAATCTCATTAATAATTGGATTTATATTAGCATTATTGATTGTTTTTATTAAAGAATATATGTTTTCAAACAAAGCTATAGATAATAAAAAGATTTAA
- a CDS encoding DegT/DnrJ/EryC1/StrS family aminotransferase, giving the protein MNYELAYSTFDEKERNAMYKIIQSDMFTMGKNVKAFEEEFALFFGKKYAVMVNSGSSANLVGVASLFYKKENPLNRGDEVIVPCISWATTYHPLQQYGLKLKFVDIDLETLNYDIEELKKAITPNTKMIVTVSILGNPNYYDEIEKVCEENNIILFDDNCEAMGAKYNGKFTGTSGLINTYSTFFSHHISTMEGGLILTDDYEIYCLCKSLRNHGWTRDQEPDSPIYEKKGDDFFEAYRFILPGYNVRPGELQGAIGLEQIKKLPDMLIQRRKNAQYFVSKFKDDKRFIIQKEVGESSWFAFTLIISPNSNLKRDSVFMALKKAEIGYRIITGGNFLEHDVIKYFDYEVTKSENASYAHNYGFFVGNSPQDMTKEIDLLYKTLKDL; this is encoded by the coding sequence ATGAATTATGAATTAGCGTATTCAACATTTGATGAAAAAGAAAGAAATGCTATGTACAAGATAATCCAAAGTGATATGTTTACAATGGGTAAAAATGTAAAAGCTTTTGAAGAAGAATTTGCATTATTTTTTGGTAAAAAATATGCAGTAATGGTAAATTCAGGTAGTTCTGCAAATTTAGTAGGTGTAGCTTCTTTATTTTATAAAAAAGAAAATCCTTTAAATAGAGGTGATGAGGTGATTGTTCCTTGTATTTCATGGGCCACTACATATCACCCTTTACAGCAATATGGATTAAAGTTAAAATTTGTAGATATTGATTTAGAAACACTAAATTATGATATAGAGGAATTAAAAAAAGCAATTACTCCTAATACAAAGATGATAGTTACTGTTTCTATATTAGGAAATCCAAATTATTATGATGAAATAGAAAAAGTTTGCGAAGAAAATAATATTATACTATTTGATGATAATTGTGAAGCAATGGGTGCTAAATATAATGGAAAATTTACTGGTACAAGTGGATTAATTAATACTTATTCTACTTTCTTTTCACATCATATTTCTACTATGGAAGGTGGATTGATTTTAACAGATGATTATGAAATATATTGTTTATGTAAATCTTTAAGAAATCATGGATGGACAAGAGATCAAGAACCTGATAGTCCTATTTACGAAAAAAAAGGCGATGATTTTTTTGAAGCATACAGATTTATATTACCTGGATATAATGTAAGACCAGGTGAGCTTCAAGGAGCCATAGGCTTGGAGCAAATAAAAAAGTTACCAGATATGCTTATACAAAGAAGAAAAAATGCCCAATATTTTGTATCTAAGTTTAAAGATGATAAAAGATTTATTATTCAAAAAGAAGTTGGAGAAAGTAGTTGGTTTGCATTTACTCTAATTATTAGTCCAAATAGTAATCTAAAGAGAGATAGTGTTTTTATGGCTCTTAAAAAAGCTGAAATTGGTTATAGAATAATTACAGGTGGAAATTTCTTAGAGCATGATGTTATAAAATATTTTGATTATGAAGTTACAAAATCAGAAAATGCAAGTTATGCACATAATTATGGATTTTTTGTAGGAAATTCACCACAAGATATGACAAAAGAAATAGATTTACTATACAAAACATTGAAGGATTTATAA
- a CDS encoding sugar transferase: MLILGEKYNLSKKEFNELEYNFEKIYKINIFENNFDDLKCKVLEYVNKNPSNIIVLNFDEEISTKLFEYLKKLNYSHIEFYTYSKFLSKFFNRCHLEYYNDNFTLYEQTQSNLFNRFLKRAFDILFSIFAIILLIPVYILIFLLIKIKSPGAPAVFAHKRIGKDGKFIKVYKFRTMVPNADNILKDWLNNHPNIKEEFEKDFKLKDDPRIIPGIGETLRKLSIDELPQFFNAFLGDLSIVGPRPIVEEELPKYGKNVVKLYSVKPGITGLWQVSGRNNITYEQRVALDMKYIDSQSLLKDIKIIFKTVFVILFKNDTY; encoded by the coding sequence TTGCTAATACTTGGAGAGAAATACAATTTATCTAAAAAAGAGTTTAATGAATTGGAATATAATTTTGAAAAAATTTATAAAATAAATATTTTTGAAAATAATTTTGATGATTTGAAATGCAAAGTTTTAGAGTATGTAAATAAAAATCCTTCTAATATAATAGTACTTAATTTTGATGAAGAGATTTCTACAAAACTATTTGAGTACTTAAAAAAATTAAACTATTCTCATATTGAATTTTATACTTATTCTAAGTTTTTATCAAAGTTTTTCAATAGATGCCATTTGGAATATTATAATGACAATTTTACTTTATATGAACAAACACAATCTAATTTATTTAATCGCTTTTTAAAAAGGGCATTTGATATTTTATTTTCTATCTTTGCTATAATTTTACTTATTCCTGTGTATATATTGATTTTTTTACTTATTAAGATAAAGTCTCCAGGTGCTCCTGCTGTTTTTGCACATAAAAGAATAGGCAAAGATGGTAAATTTATAAAAGTTTATAAGTTTAGAACAATGGTTCCTAATGCTGATAATATTTTAAAAGATTGGTTAAATAATCATCCTAATATAAAAGAAGAATTTGAAAAAGATTTTAAATTAAAAGATGACCCTAGAATTATTCCAGGTATTGGAGAAACTTTAAGAAAATTAAGTATTGATGAACTTCCGCAGTTTTTTAATGCTTTTCTAGGAGATTTATCTATTGTTGGTCCACGACCTATTGTAGAAGAAGAACTTCCAAAATATGGAAAAAACGTTGTAAAGTTATATAGTGTTAAACCAGGAATAACTGGTTTATGGCAAGTAAGTGGAAGAAATAATATTACTTATGAACAAAGAGTTGCTTTAGATATGAAATATATTGATTCTCAATCATTATTAAAAGATATAAAAATTATTTTTAAAACTGTATTTGTTATTTTATTTAAAAATGATACTTACTAA
- a CDS encoding GDP-L-fucose synthase family protein, translating to MFNTESNIYVAGHTGLLGSAIVKKLKENGYKNIITKTHKELELTDKLAVNHFFSENKIEYIFLCAGKVGGIIGNKTNPALYLHQNLIIQDTIFEMAVKYNVKNVVFYGSSCTYPKICPQPIKEEYWLTGAIEETSMGYAAAKIAGIIACKSYNIQYNTNRFICVIPNSMYGPNDNFDLENSHVFSALIRKFHEAKQRDDKSITLWGSGTPKREFIFSEDVADASIFLVKNSNNLENNFYNLGTGVDYSIKELAKNIAKIVEFDGEILWDTTKPDGTPRKLLDSSRFLSLGWKPKINFEEGLKITYNWYKDTYANT from the coding sequence ATGTTTAATACTGAAAGTAACATATATGTAGCAGGACATACGGGTCTTTTAGGTTCTGCAATAGTTAAAAAATTAAAAGAAAATGGATATAAAAATATTATTACTAAAACACATAAAGAATTAGAATTAACAGATAAATTAGCTGTTAATCACTTCTTTAGTGAAAATAAAATTGAATATATTTTTTTATGTGCAGGAAAAGTAGGTGGTATAATAGGTAATAAAACCAATCCTGCTTTATATTTACATCAAAACCTTATTATACAAGATACTATATTTGAAATGGCAGTAAAATATAATGTTAAGAATGTAGTTTTTTATGGTTCTTCTTGTACTTATCCTAAAATTTGTCCTCAGCCTATAAAAGAAGAATATTGGCTTACCGGAGCTATTGAAGAGACAAGTATGGGATATGCAGCAGCAAAAATCGCTGGAATAATTGCTTGTAAATCATACAATATACAATATAATACAAATAGATTTATTTGTGTTATCCCAAATTCAATGTATGGACCAAATGATAATTTTGATTTAGAAAATTCTCATGTTTTTTCAGCACTTATTCGAAAATTCCATGAAGCTAAACAAAGAGATGATAAATCAATTACACTATGGGGAAGTGGTACTCCAAAACGTGAGTTTATTTTTAGTGAAGATGTTGCTGATGCTTCTATTTTTTTAGTAAAAAATTCTAATAATTTAGAAAATAATTTTTATAATCTTGGAACAGGTGTAGATTATTCTATAAAAGAACTTGCAAAGAATATTGCAAAAATTGTTGAATTTGATGGTGAAATACTTTGGGATACAACTAAACCAGATGGAACACCTAGAAAACTTTTGGATAGTTCAAGATTTTTATCTTTAGGATGGAAGCCTAAAATAAATTTTGAAGAAGGTTTAAAAATTACTTACAATTGGTACAAGGATACTTATGCAAATACTTGA
- a CDS encoding NAD-dependent epimerase/dehydratase family protein: MNYNILVTGGAGYLGSILVPELLKLGHKVTVLDTFIFGQNSLADVCFMDNFNVVRGDARDVNLLKKLTKDIDIVIPLAALVGAPLCNRDEIGTITINRDAIETLCKVLSKEQRILMPVTNSGYGIGQDGVYCTEETPLNPISTYGKTKVEAEEIILQRENSISFRLATVFGMSPRMRLDLLVNDFTYRAVKDGFIVIFEGHFKRNYIHIRDVARAFIHGIDNFDKMKGEAYNVGLSDANLSKLELCAKIKEHIPNFTIMEAEIGKDPDQRNYIVSNDKIEATGFYPQFSLDMGIKELIKGYTIINNSKFSNV, from the coding sequence ATGAATTATAATATTTTAGTTACAGGAGGAGCTGGATATTTAGGTTCAATACTAGTTCCTGAATTATTAAAACTTGGTCATAAAGTTACAGTATTAGATACATTTATATTTGGTCAAAACTCTTTGGCAGATGTTTGTTTTATGGATAATTTTAATGTTGTAAGAGGAGATGCTAGAGATGTTAATCTTTTAAAAAAGCTTACAAAAGATATTGATATTGTAATACCTTTAGCAGCATTAGTTGGAGCTCCATTATGTAATAGAGATGAAATTGGAACAATAACAATTAACAGAGATGCTATTGAAACATTATGTAAAGTATTATCAAAAGAGCAAAGAATACTTATGCCTGTAACAAATAGTGGATATGGTATAGGACAAGATGGCGTGTATTGTACAGAAGAGACACCTTTAAATCCTATTTCAACTTATGGAAAGACAAAAGTTGAAGCTGAAGAAATAATTTTGCAAAGAGAAAATTCTATTAGTTTTAGATTAGCAACTGTATTTGGTATGAGTCCAAGAATGAGATTAGATTTACTTGTAAATGATTTTACTTATAGAGCGGTAAAAGATGGGTTTATAGTTATATTTGAAGGTCACTTTAAAAGAAATTATATACATATTAGAGATGTAGCAAGAGCTTTTATTCATGGTATTGATAATTTTGATAAAATGAAAGGAGAGGCTTATAATGTTGGTCTTTCTGATGCAAATCTTTCAAAATTAGAACTTTGTGCAAAAATAAAAGAACATATTCCAAACTTTACAATTATGGAAGCTGAAATTGGAAAAGATCCTGACCAAAGAAATTACATTGTTTCAAATGACAAAATAGAAGCAACAGGATTTTACCCACAATTTAGTCTTGATATGGGTATAAAAGAACTTATTAAAGGCTATACGATTATTAATAATAGTAAATTTAGTAATGTTTAA
- the galE gene encoding UDP-glucose 4-epimerase GalE: MKILITGGAGYIGSHVLKQLLKETNNEIIVIDNLSTGNIEILDKLKTIRDFEFIKIDLKEFEEIENIFSTNNISTVLHFAASIVVYESIKNPIKYYLNNTNNTTNLIKCAAEHGVKKFIFSSTAAVYGNPINISQKGIEENLETNPINPYGMSKLMSEKIIQDTARVYKDLKYVIFRYFNVAGADIYYEKENLKPQIGQSFPEATHLIKIASECASLKRDVVNIFGTDYNTYDGTGVRDYIHVDDLADAHIKAIDYLDENPSDIFNVGYGHGYSVKEVLKTMKKVSGVNIKTVNTHRREGDPAILISNTKKLKSKMKWKPKYDNLEIICFSSYIWEKNLYI, encoded by the coding sequence ATGAAAATACTAATAACTGGTGGAGCAGGATATATTGGTTCACATGTTCTAAAACAATTATTAAAAGAAACTAATAATGAGATTATTGTTATTGATAATTTATCAACAGGAAATATAGAAATACTTGATAAGTTAAAAACTATAAGAGATTTTGAATTTATTAAAATAGATTTAAAAGAATTTGAAGAAATTGAAAATATTTTTTCTACAAACAATATTAGCACTGTGCTTCATTTTGCAGCTAGTATAGTTGTTTACGAAAGTATTAAAAATCCAATTAAATATTATTTAAATAATACTAATAATACAACAAATTTAATCAAATGTGCTGCAGAACATGGAGTAAAAAAGTTTATTTTTTCAAGCACTGCTGCTGTTTATGGAAATCCTATAAATATCTCACAAAAGGGAATTGAAGAGAACTTAGAAACAAATCCTATTAATCCATATGGAATGAGTAAACTTATGAGTGAAAAAATCATTCAAGATACAGCTAGAGTATATAAAGATTTAAAATATGTTATATTTAGATACTTTAATGTAGCTGGAGCAGATATATACTATGAAAAGGAAAATCTAAAACCACAAATTGGACAATCATTTCCTGAAGCAACTCACTTAATTAAAATTGCATCGGAATGTGCAAGCTTAAAAAGAGATGTTGTAAATATTTTTGGTACAGACTACAACACATATGATGGAACAGGAGTTAGAGATTATATTCATGTGGATGATTTAGCAGATGCACATATTAAAGCTATTGATTACTTAGATGAAAATCCAAGTGACATCTTTAATGTAGGTTATGGTCATGGGTACTCGGTTAAAGAAGTACTTAAAACAATGAAAAAGGTTTCAGGAGTAAATATAAAAACTGTAAATACTCATAGAAGAGAAGGTGATCCCGCAATTCTTATTTCAAATACCAAAAAACTTAAAAGTAAAATGAAATGGAAACCTAAATATGATAATTTAGAAATAATTTGTTTTAGTTCTTATATATGGGAAAAAAATTTATATATTTAA
- a CDS encoding GHMP family kinase ATP-binding protein encodes MIISRTPHRISFFGGGTDYPAYYNEYGGKTLGVAINKYSYLNVRKLPPFFMHKHRIVYSKQENVCNINDIQHPSVRETLKYFNVDYGLSIHHDGDIPARSGMGSSSAFTVGLVNSLNALEGRMSSKSELTKKAIYIEQNLIKENVGSQDQTFAAYGGFNLINFLQNGEISVNPIILNKQRVATFQNNIMLFFSGLSRTASEVVEEQIKNTQINVPNLNKIKTLVDDAYRILIDEKRDLREFGELLNYTWQLKKKLSSKISNDEIDNMYDKALKAGAIGGKLLGAGGGGFMVFYVEQKNQQKVLNALNGYLHIPFNFDFDGSKIIVYEPNYKEK; translated from the coding sequence TTGATTATCTCTAGGACACCCCATAGAATATCTTTTTTTGGTGGAGGCACTGATTATCCTGCATATTATAATGAATATGGTGGAAAAACTTTAGGTGTTGCAATAAATAAATATTCATATTTAAATGTAAGAAAATTACCACCTTTTTTTATGCATAAGCATAGAATTGTATATTCAAAACAAGAAAATGTATGTAATATTAATGATATACAACATCCAAGTGTAAGAGAAACATTAAAATATTTTAATGTAGATTATGGCTTAAGTATTCATCATGATGGAGATATTCCTGCAAGAAGTGGAATGGGAAGTAGTTCTGCATTTACAGTTGGTCTTGTAAATAGTTTAAATGCTTTAGAAGGAAGAATGTCTTCTAAAAGTGAACTTACTAAAAAAGCAATATATATTGAGCAAAATCTAATAAAAGAAAATGTTGGTAGTCAAGATCAAACTTTTGCAGCTTATGGAGGATTTAATTTAATTAATTTTTTACAAAATGGAGAAATTAGTGTAAATCCTATTATTTTAAATAAACAAAGAGTTGCAACTTTTCAAAACAATATAATGTTATTTTTTAGTGGATTATCAAGAACTGCATCTGAAGTTGTAGAAGAACAAATAAAAAATACACAAATAAATGTTCCAAATTTAAATAAAATTAAAACTCTTGTAGATGATGCTTATAGAATTTTAATTGATGAAAAAAGAGATTTAAGAGAATTTGGTGAGTTACTAAATTATACTTGGCAACTTAAAAAAAAGCTTTCTAGTAAAATATCAAATGATGAAATTGATAATATGTATGATAAAGCTTTAAAAGCTGGTGCGATTGGTGGAAAACTACTTGGTGCTGGAGGTGGCGGTTTTATGGTTTTTTACGTGGAACAAAAAAATCAGCAAAAAGTGTTAAATGCATTAAATGGTTATTTGCATATACCATTTAATTTTGATTTTGATGGATCAAAAATCATAGTATATGAGCCAAATTATAAGGAAAAATAA
- a CDS encoding oligosaccharide flippase family protein produces the protein MKKSIVKITFVQLLLLLIPITVNIYLLRIISLDVYGQFIFYQSVFNFLSILINSGLANDSLRDLSFHYGKEKFIIKLNEYISAKLFYLGLSIIFCLIVSLNNNFNNILFYVSFTYLFYFFFDFMILYQVMDKIGTNLNINLVSFLFTVCGLFLFVQNDSDIIYVPLIATIPFIIINFLVLSLILKKNSFFFKFNISLLICKIKNNLKIMVSNIISAIVTKGIFIFIGIFLDMRAVAVYSVLDQIVRAPLIFINRYSSLFTPKITSKILLNDLVGVKLLFSKIFMSVLLLSISTIIILMQLSDFILPFFLKENYNETIKTLFFIMLLCIPLISLSSLCSVQYHINLHNEYLIFRYSLFLLFLGFPLILLFMYLFQIYGLIICYITIEFLVTLYFFIKLEFNPIRVFYEYIHVK, from the coding sequence ATGAAAAAATCAATAGTTAAAATAACATTTGTACAATTATTATTACTATTAATACCAATAACAGTAAATATATATTTATTAAGAATAATATCTTTAGATGTATATGGGCAATTTATATTTTATCAATCTGTATTTAATTTTTTATCAATTTTAATTAATTCAGGGTTAGCAAATGACTCTTTAAGAGATTTGTCGTTTCATTATGGTAAAGAGAAATTTATAATAAAATTAAATGAATATATTAGTGCAAAACTCTTTTATTTAGGACTTTCTATAATATTTTGTCTAATAGTGTCTTTAAATAATAATTTTAATAATATTTTATTTTACGTATCCTTTACTTATCTTTTTTATTTTTTCTTTGACTTTATGATTTTATATCAAGTAATGGATAAAATAGGTACGAATTTAAATATAAATTTAGTATCTTTTTTATTTACAGTTTGTGGTTTATTTCTTTTTGTACAAAATGATAGTGATATTATATATGTTCCTTTAATTGCAACTATTCCTTTTATAATAATTAATTTTCTAGTATTAAGTCTTATTTTAAAAAAGAATTCTTTTTTCTTTAAATTTAATATTTCTTTATTAATTTGTAAAATAAAAAACAATTTAAAAATTATGGTATCAAATATAATTAGTGCTATTGTAACAAAAGGTATTTTTATATTTATTGGGATATTTTTAGATATGAGAGCTGTGGCTGTCTATTCTGTATTAGACCAAATAGTAAGAGCTCCTTTGATATTTATAAATAGGTATAGTTCATTATTTACGCCAAAAATTACATCTAAGATATTATTAAATGATTTAGTTGGGGTTAAACTTTTATTTTCTAAGATATTTATGAGTGTTTTATTATTATCAATATCTACAATAATAATATTAATGCAATTATCTGATTTTATATTACCTTTCTTTTTAAAAGAAAACTATAATGAAACTATTAAAACACTTTTTTTTATAATGCTTTTATGCATACCTTTAATATCTCTAAGTTCATTGTGTTCAGTGCAATATCATATTAATTTACACAATGAATATTTAATTTTTAGATATTCATTATTTTTATTGTTTTTAGGTTTTCCTTTAATTTTACTATTTATGTATCTATTTCAAATTTATGGTTTAATTATATGTTATATAACTATCGAATTTTTAGTAACATTGTATTTTTTTATAAAATTAGAATTTAATCCAATAAGAGTATTTTATGAGTATATCCATGTTAAATAA
- a CDS encoding transketolase family protein has protein sequence MQNKAMRDVFLETLYKEMKTNKKIFFVAADFGSPVLDKIREDYPNRFINVGIAEQNLVNVSTGLALEGFIVYAYAIAPFITMRCFEQIRVNIAILSQLKPMNINFIGVGAGVSYTMSGPTHHCLEDLSIMNTLPNMEVFSPADYITAEAYVKRSLNIKKPKYIRLDAKPMIAIEKKINNFDKGFRVLKEGNHIAIISTGYMTQKVIEIVEKYNIKVIDLYIINNYDKVSLKKELEEVATIITIEEGFKNSGGVDAEINFNFKDDKKIINLGFEKKYTFEIGDREFVHSKNGIGKEDLINIINKIVE, from the coding sequence ATGCAAAATAAAGCAATGAGAGATGTTTTTTTAGAAACTTTATATAAAGAAATGAAAACTAATAAAAAGATTTTTTTTGTAGCTGCAGATTTTGGCTCTCCTGTATTAGATAAAATACGAGAAGATTATCCTAATAGATTTATAAATGTTGGAATTGCAGAACAAAATTTAGTAAATGTATCTACAGGTCTAGCTTTAGAAGGATTTATTGTTTATGCATATGCAATTGCACCTTTTATTACAATGAGATGTTTTGAACAAATAAGAGTTAATATTGCTATTCTTTCTCAATTAAAACCAATGAATATAAATTTTATAGGTGTTGGTGCAGGAGTGAGTTATACTATGAGTGGACCAACTCATCATTGTTTAGAAGATTTATCAATTATGAATACTTTACCTAATATGGAAGTTTTTTCTCCTGCTGATTATATAACTGCTGAAGCTTATGTAAAAAGGTCTTTAAATATTAAAAAACCCAAATATATAAGATTAGATGCTAAACCAATGATAGCAATAGAGAAAAAAATAAATAATTTTGATAAAGGTTTTAGAGTTTTAAAAGAGGGTAATCATATAGCTATTATCTCCACTGGATATATGACTCAAAAAGTTATTGAAATTGTAGAAAAATATAATATAAAAGTTATTGATTTATATATAATTAATAATTATGATAAAGTATCTCTTAAAAAAGAGTTAGAAGAAGTAGCAACAATTATAACTATTGAAGAAGGTTTTAAAAATAGTGGTGGAGTTGATGCTGAAATAAATTTTAACTTTAAAGATGATAAAAAGATTATAAATTTAGGTTTTGAAAAAAAATATACTTTTGAAATAGGGGATAGAGAATTTGTACACTCTAAAAATGGGATTGGAAAAGAAGATTTAATTAATATAATTAATAAAATTGTAGAATGA
- a CDS encoding transketolase, protein MQILETLKEKSKFIRIETLKIHKLAPETRVSSSLSPIEIFVCLYYGNIINFNAKNPEDENRDRFIISKGHGSISMYPLLADLGFFDKDELKNVCKDNTFLGAIPDPIIPGYETINGSLGHGLGVGCGMALGLKLKQKEKNVIVLTGDGELNEGSNWEAIMFAPQHNLDNLTLIIDYNKVSMLDFSKNIIDLNSLNKKFEAFNWDVYEIEDGHNVKEVYTTLNSAIKKRNAKPKVVIVNTIKGKGVPFLETHSLSHILSIKPEDIDNLIMEIENAK, encoded by the coding sequence ATGCAAATACTTGAAACTTTAAAAGAAAAATCTAAATTTATAAGAATTGAAACTTTAAAAATTCATAAATTAGCTCCTGAAACAAGAGTCTCTTCTTCTTTATCTCCTATTGAAATCTTTGTTTGTTTATATTATGGAAATATTATAAACTTTAATGCAAAAAATCCTGAAGATGAAAATAGAGATAGATTTATTATTTCAAAAGGTCATGGCTCAATTTCAATGTATCCTTTACTTGCTGATTTAGGTTTTTTTGATAAAGATGAGTTAAAAAATGTTTGTAAAGACAATACTTTTTTAGGAGCTATTCCTGATCCTATAATACCAGGTTATGAAACAATAAATGGTTCTTTAGGACATGGTTTGGGAGTTGGTTGTGGTATGGCTTTGGGTTTAAAATTAAAACAAAAAGAAAAAAATGTAATAGTTTTAACAGGTGATGGAGAACTTAATGAAGGTTCTAATTGGGAAGCCATAATGTTTGCACCACAACATAATTTAGATAATCTTACTTTAATCATAGATTATAATAAAGTTTCAATGTTAGATTTTAGTAAAAATATTATTGATTTGAACTCTTTAAATAAAAAATTTGAAGCTTTTAATTGGGATGTATATGAAATAGAAGATGGTCATAATGTAAAAGAAGTATATACTACTTTAAATAGTGCCATAAAAAAAAGAAATGCTAAACCAAAAGTAGTAATAGTAAATACTATAAAAGGTAAAGGTGTGCCTTTTCTTGAAACTCACTCTTTAAGTCATATATTATCTATAAAACCTGAAGATATTGATAATCTTATTATGGAGATAGAAAATGCAAAATAA